From the genome of Lotus japonicus ecotype B-129 chromosome 6, LjGifu_v1.2, one region includes:
- the LOC130726605 gene encoding VQ motif-containing protein 4-like isoform X1, which produces MDYQDHQNQKPPSLQPQQPKPITRSEPTNPYPTTFVQADTSSFKQVVQMLTGSSDTVKQASSSSSSSSKPIPPIKSTPKKQQQFKLYERRNALKNLHINPTTTFSTRKPEILSPSILDFPSLVLSPVTPLIPDPFDRSTRSDATESAEDKAIKEKGFFLHPSPRDAEPVLLPLFPTTSPTASVGTPLTFL; this is translated from the exons ATGGACTACCAAGATCATCAGAATCAGAAACCACCCTCTCTTCAACCTCAACAACCCAAACCCATCACAAGATCCGAACCAACAAACCCATACCCGACAACATTCGTCCAAGCAGACACCTCCTCCTTCAAACAAGTAGTCCAAATGCTAACCGGATCCTCCGACACAGTCAAacaagcttcttcttcttcttcttcttcttccaaaccGATCCCACCCATCAAATCCACACCAAAGAAGCAGCAACAGTTCAAGCTCTACGAACGCAGAAACGCCCTCAAAAACCTCCACatcaaccccaccaccacctttTCCACCCGAAAACCCGAGATCCTCTCACCCAGCATCCTCGACTTCCCTTCCCTCGTTCTCAGCCCCGTCACGCCTCTCATACCCGACCCATTTGACCGATCCACCAGAAGTGATGCAACAGAGTCTGCTGAAGATAAAGCTATTAAGGAGAAAGGGTTTTTCCTGCATCCTTCACCCAGAGACGCTGAACCTGTTTTGCTTCCTCTGTTTCCAACTACTTCTCCTACTGCTTCAG TAGGGACACCGTTAACGTTTCTTTAG
- the LOC130726605 gene encoding VQ motif-containing protein 4-like isoform X2, which produces MDYQDHQNQKPPSLQPQQPKPITRSEPTNPYPTTFVQADTSSFKQVVQMLTGSSDTVKQASSSSSSSSKPIPPIKSTPKKQQQFKLYERRNALKNLHINPTTTFSTRKPEILSPSILDFPSLVLSPVTPLIPDPFDRSTRSDATESAEDKAIKEKGFFLHPSPRDAEPVLLPLFPTTSPTASGTPLTFL; this is translated from the exons ATGGACTACCAAGATCATCAGAATCAGAAACCACCCTCTCTTCAACCTCAACAACCCAAACCCATCACAAGATCCGAACCAACAAACCCATACCCGACAACATTCGTCCAAGCAGACACCTCCTCCTTCAAACAAGTAGTCCAAATGCTAACCGGATCCTCCGACACAGTCAAacaagcttcttcttcttcttcttcttcttccaaaccGATCCCACCCATCAAATCCACACCAAAGAAGCAGCAACAGTTCAAGCTCTACGAACGCAGAAACGCCCTCAAAAACCTCCACatcaaccccaccaccacctttTCCACCCGAAAACCCGAGATCCTCTCACCCAGCATCCTCGACTTCCCTTCCCTCGTTCTCAGCCCCGTCACGCCTCTCATACCCGACCCATTTGACCGATCCACCAGAAGTGATGCAACAGAGTCTGCTGAAGATAAAGCTATTAAGGAGAAAGGGTTTTTCCTGCATCCTTCACCCAGAGACGCTGAACCTGTTTTGCTTCCTCTGTTTCCAACTACTTCTCCTACTGCTTCAG GGACACCGTTAACGTTTCTTTAG
- the LOC130726605 gene encoding VQ motif-containing protein 4-like isoform X3 gives MDYQDHQNQKPPSLQPQQPKPITRSEPTNPYPTTFVQADTSSFKQVVQMLTGSSDTVKQASSSSSSSSKPIPPIKSTPKKQQQFKLYERRNALKNLHINPTTTFSTRKPEILSPSILDFPSLVLSPVTPLIPDPFDRSTRSDATESAEDKAIKEKGFFLHPSPRDAEPVLLPLFPTTSPTASARGHS, from the exons ATGGACTACCAAGATCATCAGAATCAGAAACCACCCTCTCTTCAACCTCAACAACCCAAACCCATCACAAGATCCGAACCAACAAACCCATACCCGACAACATTCGTCCAAGCAGACACCTCCTCCTTCAAACAAGTAGTCCAAATGCTAACCGGATCCTCCGACACAGTCAAacaagcttcttcttcttcttcttcttcttccaaaccGATCCCACCCATCAAATCCACACCAAAGAAGCAGCAACAGTTCAAGCTCTACGAACGCAGAAACGCCCTCAAAAACCTCCACatcaaccccaccaccacctttTCCACCCGAAAACCCGAGATCCTCTCACCCAGCATCCTCGACTTCCCTTCCCTCGTTCTCAGCCCCGTCACGCCTCTCATACCCGACCCATTTGACCGATCCACCAGAAGTGATGCAACAGAGTCTGCTGAAGATAAAGCTATTAAGGAGAAAGGGTTTTTCCTGCATCCTTCACCCAGAGACGCTGAACCTGTTTTGCTTCCTCTGTTTCCAACTACTTCTCCTACTGCTTCAG CTCGAGGGCATTCATAA